One window of Trifolium pratense cultivar HEN17-A07 linkage group LG5, ARS_RC_1.1, whole genome shotgun sequence genomic DNA carries:
- the LOC123883580 gene encoding GATA transcription factor 26-like isoform X1: protein MGKQGPCYHCGVTSTPLWRNGPPEKPILCNACGSRWRTKGTLANYTPLHARTDTVDYDDQRVSRLKIVSLNKNKEVKLVKRKKNYDNAYTASGEFTPEYNQGFLKAVDEDTSNRSSSGSAISNSESCVQFCGTDASDLTGPAQSVVWDTAVPSKKRTCGGRLKHSSVEKLTKDLCTILHEQQQSCFSASSEEELLFESETPMVSVEIGHGSMLIRHPSSIARDEESETSSLSVDNKQCLMNEAYSFYGSIPMLSDYTGMNFSSQGVAKVRNSAGQRIQQEQLEREKSRLEKIEVLGNHDSPLCIIDLNDVVNYEEFSRNLTNEEQQQLLKYLPVVDTAKLPDSLKIMFNSFQFKEDLTYFQKLLGEGVLDISLLGANPEDCKTLKRLALSNLSKSKWVKHYNFLKKGGIKTEKYDDMESPVVASSNTANAKRLRVSQNQNFPELKTTMRSPKRVIVKAGCGGKEVVDGSSISPESLFALPHNGGLHMLDSSNFFDESSDQDLLLEFPSNNSFPQAELLLPNSSLVAQGSTSSSSVYSHVTRP from the exons ATGGGGAAACAAGGTCCTTGCTATCACTGTGGAGTTACAA GCACACCACTTTGGCGTAATGGGCCACCTGAGAAGCCAATTTTGTGCAATGCATGTGGATCTCGATGGAGAACAAAGGGAACACTTGCAAATTATACTCCTTTACATGCTCGGACAGATACTGTTGATTATGACGATCAAAGAGTTTCCAGGTTAAAGATTGTATCATTAAATAAGAACAAAGAAGTGAAATTGGTCAAACGAAAGAAGAACTATGATAATGCTTATACTGCATCTGGAGAGTTCACGCCTGAATATAATCAAGGATTCCTAAAGGCTGTGGATGAGGATACGAGCAATAGATCAAGTTCAGGGTCAGCCATCTCTAATTCAGAAAGCTGTGTTCAATTTTGTGGCACCGATGCTAGTGATTTGACAG GTCCTGCTCAGTCAGTGGTCTGGGATACTGCGGTGCCTTCAAAGAAGAGGACATGTGGAGGTCGTCTGAAGCATTCTTCTGTTGAGAAGCTCACAAAAGACTTGTGTACTATTCTTCATGAACAACAACAGTCTTGTTTTTCTGCTTCTTCTGAAGAGGAACTTCTTTTTGAAAGTGAAACGCCGATGGTCTCTGTTGAGATAGGACATGGAAGCATGCTTATTAGGCATCCTAGCTCTATAGCTCGTGACGAAGAGTCTGAGACTAGCTCTCTTTCAGTTGATAATAAACAATGCCTAATGAATGAGGCATATTCGTTCTATGGTTCAATTCCCATGCTCAGTGATTATACTGGCATGAATTTCTCTTCTCAGGGAGTTGCAAAGGTCAGAAACTCTGCTGGCCAAAGAATACAACAGGAGCAACTTGAGAG GGAGAAGTCTCGGCTTGAAAAAATAGAAGTTCTTGGAAATCATGATTCACCCCTATGTATAATAGATTTAAAT GATGTAGTCAACTATGAGGAGTTTTCAAGAAACTTGACAAATGAAGAGCAGCAGCAATTACTGAAATATCTCCCTGTGGTTGATACTGCTAAACTTCCTGATAG CCTTAAAATTATGTTCAATAGCTTTCAATTCAAGGAGGATTTAACCTATTTTCAGAAACTTCTCGGGGAAGGTGTCCTCGATATCTCTTTGTTGGGGGCAAACCCTGAAGACTGCAAGACGTTGAAAAGGCTTGCATTGTCTAATCTGTCAAAGTCAAAATGGGTAAAACACTATAATTTTCTAAAG AAAGGCGGCATCAAAACTGAAAAATATGATGATATGGAATCTCCTGTTGTAGCATCAAGTAATACTGCGAATGCGAAGAGATTGCGTGTCagccaaaatcaaaattttccaG AATTGAAGACAACAATGAGGAGTCCCAAAAGGGTGATCGTAAAAGCTGGCTGTGGCGGCAAAGAAGTTGTAGATGGCTCTAGCATCAGTCCGGAAAGCCTATTTGCATTGCCTCACAATGGTGGCTTGCACATGCTGGATTCTTCAAACTTTTTTGACGAGAGTTCTGATCAGGATCTGCTGCTAGAGTTTCCATCTAACAATTCTTTTCCACAGGCAGAGCTCCTGCTCCCAAATTCTAGCTTGGTAGCTCAAGGCAGCACCAGTAGTAGCTCGGTATATTCTCATGTCACTCGTCCTTGA
- the LOC123883580 gene encoding GATA transcription factor 26-like isoform X2, whose protein sequence is MGKQGPCYHCGVTSTPLWRNGPPEKPILCNACGSRWRTKGTLANYTPLHARTDTVDYDDQRVSRLKIVSLNKNKEVKLVKRKKNYDNAYTASGEFTPEYNQGFLKAVDEDTSNRSSSGSAISNSESCVQFCGTDASDLTGPAQSVVWDTAVPSKKRTCGGRLKHSSVEKLTKDLCTILHEQQQSCFSASSEEELLFESETPMVSVEIGHGSMLIRHPSSIARDEESETSSLSVDNKQCLMNEAYSFYGSIPMLSDYTGMNFSSQGVAKVRNSAGQRIQQEQLEREKSRLEKIEVLGNHDSPLCIIDLNDVVNYEEFSRNLTNEEQQQLLKYLPVVDTAKLPDSLKIMFNSFQFKEDLTYFQKLLGEGVLDISLLGANPEDCKTLKRLALSNLSKSKWKGGIKTEKYDDMESPVVASSNTANAKRLRVSQNQNFPELKTTMRSPKRVIVKAGCGGKEVVDGSSISPESLFALPHNGGLHMLDSSNFFDESSDQDLLLEFPSNNSFPQAELLLPNSSLVAQGSTSSSSVYSHVTRP, encoded by the exons ATGGGGAAACAAGGTCCTTGCTATCACTGTGGAGTTACAA GCACACCACTTTGGCGTAATGGGCCACCTGAGAAGCCAATTTTGTGCAATGCATGTGGATCTCGATGGAGAACAAAGGGAACACTTGCAAATTATACTCCTTTACATGCTCGGACAGATACTGTTGATTATGACGATCAAAGAGTTTCCAGGTTAAAGATTGTATCATTAAATAAGAACAAAGAAGTGAAATTGGTCAAACGAAAGAAGAACTATGATAATGCTTATACTGCATCTGGAGAGTTCACGCCTGAATATAATCAAGGATTCCTAAAGGCTGTGGATGAGGATACGAGCAATAGATCAAGTTCAGGGTCAGCCATCTCTAATTCAGAAAGCTGTGTTCAATTTTGTGGCACCGATGCTAGTGATTTGACAG GTCCTGCTCAGTCAGTGGTCTGGGATACTGCGGTGCCTTCAAAGAAGAGGACATGTGGAGGTCGTCTGAAGCATTCTTCTGTTGAGAAGCTCACAAAAGACTTGTGTACTATTCTTCATGAACAACAACAGTCTTGTTTTTCTGCTTCTTCTGAAGAGGAACTTCTTTTTGAAAGTGAAACGCCGATGGTCTCTGTTGAGATAGGACATGGAAGCATGCTTATTAGGCATCCTAGCTCTATAGCTCGTGACGAAGAGTCTGAGACTAGCTCTCTTTCAGTTGATAATAAACAATGCCTAATGAATGAGGCATATTCGTTCTATGGTTCAATTCCCATGCTCAGTGATTATACTGGCATGAATTTCTCTTCTCAGGGAGTTGCAAAGGTCAGAAACTCTGCTGGCCAAAGAATACAACAGGAGCAACTTGAGAG GGAGAAGTCTCGGCTTGAAAAAATAGAAGTTCTTGGAAATCATGATTCACCCCTATGTATAATAGATTTAAAT GATGTAGTCAACTATGAGGAGTTTTCAAGAAACTTGACAAATGAAGAGCAGCAGCAATTACTGAAATATCTCCCTGTGGTTGATACTGCTAAACTTCCTGATAG CCTTAAAATTATGTTCAATAGCTTTCAATTCAAGGAGGATTTAACCTATTTTCAGAAACTTCTCGGGGAAGGTGTCCTCGATATCTCTTTGTTGGGGGCAAACCCTGAAGACTGCAAGACGTTGAAAAGGCTTGCATTGTCTAATCTGTCAAAGTCAAAATGG AAAGGCGGCATCAAAACTGAAAAATATGATGATATGGAATCTCCTGTTGTAGCATCAAGTAATACTGCGAATGCGAAGAGATTGCGTGTCagccaaaatcaaaattttccaG AATTGAAGACAACAATGAGGAGTCCCAAAAGGGTGATCGTAAAAGCTGGCTGTGGCGGCAAAGAAGTTGTAGATGGCTCTAGCATCAGTCCGGAAAGCCTATTTGCATTGCCTCACAATGGTGGCTTGCACATGCTGGATTCTTCAAACTTTTTTGACGAGAGTTCTGATCAGGATCTGCTGCTAGAGTTTCCATCTAACAATTCTTTTCCACAGGCAGAGCTCCTGCTCCCAAATTCTAGCTTGGTAGCTCAAGGCAGCACCAGTAGTAGCTCGGTATATTCTCATGTCACTCGTCCTTGA
- the LOC123883579 gene encoding expansin-like B1 — MDLSFKHQFSLVCVILLFPALCSCKEYYAKSRASYYGTSDGYGNSRGACGFGYYGKIVNDGSVTAVSAKLWKNGGGCGACYQVKCKIPQLCDYNGTYVVVTDYGEGDRTDFITSPRAFSKLGRNAVASEKLKKYGVLDVEYKRVPCTFKGNNIVYQINENSRNPGYFAINVLYVGGTYDVTTVEIWQREQHQWVAMRRSYGAVFDFTNPPEGEIRLRFQVSSNIEAHYYVVSRFPIPAVWKAGATYSTKILPY; from the exons ATGGATCTTAGTTTTAAGCATCAATTTAGCCTTGTTTGTGTTATTCTGTTGTTTCCAGCACTATGTAGCTGCAAAGAATATTATGCCAAATCCAGAGCTTCCTATTATGGCACCTCTGATGGCTATGGAAATTCAA gggGAGCTTGTGGTTTTGGATACTATGGAAAAATAGTGAATGATGGCAGTGTCACAGCTGTGTCTGCAAAGCTGTGGAAAAATGGAGGAGGCTGTGGTGCATGCTATCAA GTAAAGTGCAAAATACCACAATTATGTGATTACAATGGAACATATGTTGTGGTAACTGACTATGGTGAGGGAGATAGAACTGATTTCATAACGAGTCCACGCGCCTTCTCAAAATTAGGACGCAACGCAGTTGCATCtgaaaaattgaagaaatatGGAGTATTGGATGTTGAATACAAAAGAGTTCCTTGTACATTTAAAGGCAACAATATTGTGTACCAAATCAATGAAAATAGTAGAAATCCTGGCTACTTTGCTATCAATGTTCTTTATGTTGGAGGAACTTATGATGTCACTACTGTTGAAATATGGCAG AGAGAACAACACCAATGGGTGGCGATGCGTAGATCTTATGGGGCAGTATTTGACTTTACTAACCCACCAGAAGGTGAAATCAGATTAAGATTTCAAGTGAGTAGCAATATTGAAGCTCATTATTATGTGGTGTCAAGGTTCCCAATTCCTGCAGTTTGGAAGGCTGGTGCTACTTATTCCACTAAGATTCTGCCTTATTAA